A single region of the Streptomyces vilmorinianum genome encodes:
- a CDS encoding NAD(P)-dependent oxidoreductase, with translation MATARTAPEQEDDVMTDKLTVSVLGTGIMGAAMARNLARAGHDVRAWNRTRAKAEPLSAGGVHIAESPAEAVRDADVVLTVLHDAAAALDVMRQAAPALRPGTAWVQSTTAGVEGIGKLADLAREHELVFFDTPVLGTREPAEAGQLLVLAAGPAESRNKVAPVLEAVGARTVWTGEDGAAGSATRLKLVANSWVLAATNAAGELVALAEALGVDPRAFFELIAGGPLDMGYLRLKAGLVLDGRTSPASFAVATAAKDARLIVEAARQHGIRLDVAAAGAERLARAAAQGHGDEDMAAAYFASFEESSSA, from the coding sequence GCACAGCCCCCGAGCAGGAAGACGACGTCATGACCGACAAGCTCACCGTGAGTGTCCTGGGCACCGGCATCATGGGGGCCGCGATGGCCCGCAACCTCGCCCGCGCGGGGCACGACGTCCGGGCCTGGAACCGCACCCGCGCCAAGGCCGAGCCCCTGTCCGCCGGCGGCGTGCACATCGCCGAGAGTCCCGCGGAGGCGGTACGGGACGCGGACGTCGTCCTCACCGTGCTCCACGACGCGGCCGCCGCGCTGGACGTCATGCGGCAGGCCGCCCCCGCCCTGAGGCCCGGTACCGCCTGGGTGCAGTCGACGACCGCCGGTGTCGAGGGCATCGGGAAGCTGGCCGACCTCGCCCGCGAGCACGAGCTGGTCTTCTTCGACACCCCGGTACTCGGCACGCGGGAGCCCGCCGAGGCAGGGCAGCTGCTGGTCCTCGCGGCGGGCCCGGCCGAGAGCCGGAACAAGGTCGCCCCGGTCCTCGAGGCGGTGGGCGCCCGCACGGTGTGGACGGGCGAGGACGGCGCCGCCGGCAGCGCCACGCGCCTCAAACTCGTGGCCAACAGCTGGGTCCTCGCCGCCACCAACGCGGCGGGGGAGCTCGTGGCCCTGGCGGAGGCCCTCGGGGTGGACCCGCGCGCCTTCTTCGAGCTCATCGCCGGAGGGCCGCTCGACATGGGATACCTGCGGCTCAAGGCCGGTCTCGTCCTCGACGGACGCACGTCCCCCGCCAGCTTCGCCGTGGCCACCGCCGCCAAGGACGCGCGGCTGATCGTCGAGGCCGCCCGGCAGCACGGCATCCGCCTCGACGTCGCCGCCGCGGGCGCCGAACGTCTCGCCCGGGCCGCCGCCCAGGGACACGGCGACGAGGACATGGCGGCCGCGTACTTCGCCAGCTTCGAGGAGTCGTCCTCCGCCTGA
- a CDS encoding SulP family inorganic anion transporter, translated as MKPDWLSDPKVWRTEVLAGLVVALALIPEAISFSIIAGVDPALGLFASFTMAVVISIVGGRRAMISAATGAVALVIAPLNREHGLGYLIAAVILAGVFQVILGALGVARLMRFIPRSVMVGFVNSLAILIFMAQVPEMRNVPWAVYPLIVGGLALMVFFPKITTVIPAPLVSIVILTVITVGAAIAVPTVGDKGALPSSLPVPGLPDVPFTTETLVTIAPYAFAMALVGLMESLMTAKLVDEITDTHSNKTRESIGQGIANVVTGFFGGMGGCAMIGQTMINVKVSGARTRLSTFLAGAFLMVLCVVFGPVVSDIPMAALVAVMIMVSFATFDWHSVAPKTLRRMPAGEIAVMVITVVAVIATHNLAVGVVVGSVTAMVIFAKRVAHLAEVTAVVDPDGTTVVYRVTGELFFASSNDLVGQFDYAGDPDKVVIDLSSAHIWDASSVAALDAIETKYAQRGKTVEITGLNDPSARLHGRLTGELAGSH; from the coding sequence ATGAAGCCCGACTGGCTGTCCGATCCGAAGGTCTGGCGTACCGAGGTGCTGGCCGGCCTGGTGGTCGCGCTCGCGCTGATTCCGGAGGCGATCTCGTTCTCGATCATCGCCGGGGTGGACCCCGCGCTGGGGCTCTTCGCCTCGTTCACGATGGCTGTGGTCATCTCGATCGTCGGGGGCCGCCGGGCGATGATCTCCGCGGCGACCGGCGCCGTCGCGCTGGTGATCGCGCCGCTCAACCGTGAGCACGGGCTGGGCTACCTGATCGCGGCCGTCATCCTGGCCGGTGTCTTCCAGGTGATCCTGGGCGCGCTGGGCGTGGCGAGGCTGATGCGGTTCATCCCGCGCTCGGTGATGGTCGGGTTCGTCAACTCCCTCGCCATCCTGATCTTCATGGCCCAGGTCCCCGAGATGCGGAACGTGCCCTGGGCCGTGTACCCGCTGATCGTCGGCGGGCTCGCCCTCATGGTGTTCTTCCCGAAGATCACCACCGTCATCCCCGCCCCGCTGGTCTCCATCGTGATCCTCACCGTGATCACGGTCGGCGCGGCCATCGCGGTGCCGACCGTGGGCGACAAGGGCGCCCTGCCGTCGTCGCTGCCGGTGCCGGGCCTGCCCGACGTGCCCTTCACGACGGAAACGCTGGTCACGATCGCCCCGTACGCCTTCGCGATGGCGCTGGTCGGCCTGATGGAGTCGCTGATGACGGCGAAGCTGGTCGACGAGATCACGGACACCCACTCGAACAAGACGCGCGAGTCCATCGGGCAGGGCATCGCGAACGTCGTCACCGGCTTCTTCGGCGGCATGGGCGGCTGCGCCATGATCGGCCAGACGATGATCAACGTGAAGGTGTCGGGCGCCCGTACCCGACTGTCGACCTTCCTCGCCGGCGCGTTCCTGATGGTGCTGTGTGTCGTCTTCGGTCCGGTCGTCTCCGACATCCCGATGGCCGCACTGGTCGCCGTCATGATCATGGTGTCGTTCGCGACCTTCGACTGGCACTCCGTCGCCCCGAAGACCCTCAGGCGGATGCCCGCCGGGGAGATCGCCGTCATGGTGATCACGGTGGTGGCCGTGATCGCCACGCACAACCTCGCCGTCGGCGTCGTCGTCGGCTCGGTCACCGCCATGGTGATCTTCGCCAAGCGCGTCGCCCACCTCGCCGAGGTCACCGCGGTCGTCGACCCAGACGGCACGACGGTCGTCTACCGGGTGACCGGTGAGCTGTTCTTCGCCTCCTCCAACGACCTCGTCGGCCAGTTCGACTACGCGGGCGACCCCGACAAGGTCGTCATCGACCTGAGCTCGGCCCACATCTGGGACGCCTCATCCGTCGCCGCCCTCGACGCGATCGAGACCAAGTACGCCCAGCGCGGCAAGACCGTCGAGATCACCGGCCTGAACGACCCCAGCGCCCGTCTCCACGGCAGACTCACCGGGGAACTCGCCGGCAGCCACTGA
- a CDS encoding DUF5682 family protein codes for MSAPTGRTEGTFTALRGQLQEAAATFADGPDALEGILLGIVDDVDRAVREPLEIFPVCHHSPASAVAMARRLREKQPKVVYLELCEDMAPLLTELRNCRLPVAVQAFASKLDGFPEEWAPLSVVAPITEASAEYQAIAYALDTPGVELVLVDRSSDHVFQWDRRREPAAAADPDVPAAEEETALHGDAVGVDIGDLRPRFAELEEHLLHHGKVRHWSEWWHQYVELPLGDSDHDTYRQAMFLIGSLFRRLAPGDADRVRVDEDRERYMWTRMREHLAATDTDPADCLYVCGAFHAASRVAEFGVHGSDTFEIGPRTATTWQHGLIPSSHTAIEAQFGLASGSVSIAATVWAKNLKRTRVEPFRLAGQAGTKKPRPRKTAAAAAPVPVTDIPASDRLTGFLQRPPVLDRLDEAELLGWSVEIVRAARRNGYLASTADAIAVFETSILLAGMRDRARPTPYDFQDAAVTCIEKDAVPGRRDVRRLVEIMMGGDRTGQVGYDALPPLARDVHDRLAPLGLKLQQRGVQRALLDITSQPELERCSDVLWMLRYLMPHGAARPIMGERKLGERPIQESWDVALGTHQRALIELGYEGVSIEQVLEQRLRRAAYDAQATAATVLEAVEDATLYLRSRRLADELGTRALEALSAERSVDGAPEVLRRVRRLLAYYRTSEPVLPPWIESFVKAGYAHYCTLLPTAFTDEDATVRQVAAMLGFLFSMESLALSLGCDRTQLELAVAQSHPEDASKTALLWAARTHLGHLSRAELRSKCDELLGNPLVVPAYPRYLSGFVHALEPVPSLTDFVVEAVSNAFGRLPDPVLLPWLPTLITTLRSDGAELAPLLIREAGRIHPGRLDTLDTWVPPWRTRPEPVTVPRPRHTADVPGAALLAAHPATCDAVARLLGCEGTWDAPATDPRGASLSDRHPATALALEALLATT; via the coding sequence ATGAGCGCCCCGACGGGACGTACGGAGGGGACGTTCACCGCGCTCCGCGGCCAGCTCCAGGAAGCCGCGGCGACGTTCGCGGACGGGCCCGACGCCCTGGAGGGCATCCTCCTCGGCATCGTCGACGACGTCGACCGAGCGGTGCGCGAGCCGCTGGAGATCTTCCCCGTCTGCCACCACTCGCCGGCGTCGGCGGTCGCGATGGCGCGCCGCCTGCGCGAGAAGCAGCCCAAGGTCGTGTACCTGGAGCTGTGCGAGGACATGGCGCCGCTCCTGACGGAACTGCGCAACTGCCGGCTCCCGGTCGCGGTCCAGGCGTTCGCCTCCAAGCTCGACGGCTTCCCGGAGGAGTGGGCGCCGCTCTCGGTGGTCGCGCCGATCACCGAGGCGTCGGCCGAGTACCAGGCGATCGCCTACGCCCTGGACACCCCGGGGGTGGAGCTCGTCCTCGTGGACCGCTCCTCGGACCACGTCTTCCAGTGGGACAGGCGCCGGGAGCCGGCCGCGGCAGCCGATCCGGATGTGCCGGCGGCCGAGGAGGAGACGGCGCTGCACGGCGACGCGGTCGGCGTGGACATCGGCGACCTGCGGCCGCGTTTCGCGGAACTGGAGGAGCACCTGCTGCACCACGGCAAGGTGCGGCACTGGTCGGAGTGGTGGCACCAGTACGTCGAGCTGCCTCTCGGCGACAGCGACCACGACACCTACCGCCAGGCCATGTTCCTGATCGGCAGCCTCTTCCGGCGCCTGGCCCCCGGCGACGCGGACCGGGTGCGGGTGGACGAGGACCGCGAGCGCTACATGTGGACCAGGATGCGCGAGCACCTGGCCGCCACCGATACCGATCCGGCGGACTGCCTCTACGTCTGCGGCGCCTTCCACGCGGCCAGCCGGGTCGCGGAGTTCGGCGTCCACGGCAGCGACACCTTCGAGATCGGCCCGCGCACCGCCACCACCTGGCAGCACGGTCTGATTCCGTCCAGCCACACGGCGATCGAGGCGCAGTTCGGCCTCGCCTCCGGCTCGGTGTCGATCGCCGCGACGGTCTGGGCGAAGAACCTCAAGCGCACGCGCGTGGAGCCGTTCCGGCTGGCGGGACAGGCGGGCACGAAGAAGCCGAGGCCCAGGAAGACCGCGGCCGCGGCCGCTCCCGTACCGGTGACGGATATCCCGGCCTCGGACCGGCTCACCGGCTTCCTCCAGCGCCCGCCCGTCCTCGACAGGCTTGACGAGGCGGAACTGCTCGGCTGGTCGGTGGAGATCGTCCGCGCCGCGCGCCGCAACGGCTATCTCGCCTCCACGGCCGACGCCATCGCGGTGTTCGAGACCTCGATCCTGCTGGCCGGGATGCGCGACCGGGCCAGGCCGACGCCGTACGACTTCCAGGACGCGGCCGTCACCTGCATCGAGAAGGACGCCGTCCCGGGCCGGCGCGACGTGCGCCGCCTCGTGGAGATCATGATGGGCGGCGACCGGACCGGCCAGGTCGGCTACGACGCGCTGCCGCCGCTGGCCCGCGACGTGCACGACCGGCTCGCGCCGCTGGGCCTGAAGCTCCAGCAGCGCGGTGTGCAGCGGGCTCTCCTGGACATCACGTCCCAGCCGGAACTGGAGCGCTGCTCCGACGTGCTGTGGATGCTGCGGTATCTGATGCCGCACGGCGCCGCGCGGCCGATCATGGGCGAGCGGAAGCTGGGAGAGCGGCCGATCCAGGAGTCGTGGGACGTGGCGCTCGGCACGCACCAGCGCGCCCTCATCGAGCTCGGCTACGAGGGCGTCAGCATCGAGCAGGTCCTGGAGCAGCGCCTGCGCCGCGCGGCGTACGACGCGCAGGCCACCGCGGCGACCGTCCTGGAAGCCGTCGAGGACGCGACGCTGTATCTGCGCAGCCGCCGGCTCGCCGACGAACTGGGCACGCGCGCGCTGGAGGCGCTGTCGGCCGAGCGCAGTGTCGACGGCGCGCCGGAGGTGCTGCGCCGGGTGCGGCGGCTGCTCGCGTACTACCGCACGAGCGAGCCGGTGCTGCCGCCGTGGATCGAGTCCTTCGTCAAGGCCGGTTACGCGCACTACTGCACGCTGCTGCCGACGGCGTTCACCGACGAGGACGCGACGGTCCGCCAGGTGGCGGCGATGCTGGGCTTCCTGTTCAGCATGGAGAGCCTGGCGCTGTCGCTGGGCTGCGACCGGACGCAACTGGAGCTCGCGGTCGCCCAGTCGCATCCGGAGGACGCGTCGAAGACGGCGCTGCTGTGGGCGGCGCGGACGCATCTCGGGCACCTGTCCCGGGCGGAACTCCGTTCGAAGTGCGACGAGTTGCTGGGCAACCCCTTGGTGGTGCCCGCCTACCCGCGCTACCTCAGCGGCTTCGTCCACGCCCTGGAGCCGGTCCCGAGCCTCACCGACTTCGTCGTGGAAGCCGTGTCGAACGCCTTCGGCCGGCTTCCCGACCCGGTGCTCCTGCCGTGGCTGCCGACCCTGATCACGACCCTGCGATCGGACGGCGCCGAGCTGGCCCCACTGCTCATCCGCGAGGCGGGACGGATCCATCCCGGCCGTCTCGACACGCTGGACACGTGGGTGCCGCCGTGGCGAACGCGACCGGAGCCGGTGACGGTGCCACGCCCACGGCACACGGCCGACGTCCCGGGCGCCGCCCTGCTCGCCGCACATCCCGCGACGTGCGACGCGGTGGCGCGCCTGCTGGGCTGCGAGGGAACGTGGGACGCGCCGGCCACCGACCCACGAGGCGCGTCACTGTCCGACCGCCATCCGGCCACGGCTCTGGCACTGGAGGCACTGCTGGCCACCACCTGA
- a CDS encoding ATP-binding protein: MSDLLRAPAEIKYAEELDWLESVDDSPKPFSWRLSPKMVRLFILGSERSDGLDREISQKWFGDRSFVERSIVTLASDRGLLLIGDPGTGKSWLAELLSAAICRNSTQVVQGTAGTTEDHIKYSWNVSMVIAKGQSRESMIPSPIMTAMETGTIGRFEELTRSTSDVQDALISILSEKYISVPELDSENGENIVFAKPGFSVIATANSRDRGVNDLSSALKRRFNFVRIPVVTNKKSEAEIVRFRTEELLRRHQIELDVPPTLLDVLLQSFADLRASSASAGSDDEKLESALSTAEQIGVLEDAILHSNFFGERALTAHTLASSLVGSLTRREPEDLAILNKYLHGVVEPRSKEEGGSWPEFLEGGRDAIATLS, encoded by the coding sequence ATGTCCGACCTGTTGCGCGCCCCCGCCGAGATCAAGTACGCCGAGGAGCTGGATTGGCTGGAGTCCGTCGACGACAGCCCCAAGCCGTTCTCCTGGCGTCTGTCCCCGAAGATGGTCCGCCTGTTCATTCTGGGCTCCGAGCGCTCCGACGGCCTGGACCGGGAGATCTCACAGAAGTGGTTCGGCGACCGCAGCTTCGTCGAGCGCTCGATCGTCACCCTGGCCTCCGACCGCGGACTGCTGCTCATCGGCGATCCCGGCACCGGCAAGAGCTGGCTCGCGGAGCTGCTGTCCGCCGCGATCTGCCGCAACTCCACGCAGGTCGTGCAGGGCACGGCCGGCACGACCGAGGACCACATCAAGTACTCCTGGAACGTGTCCATGGTCATCGCCAAGGGACAGTCGCGGGAGTCGATGATCCCCTCGCCGATCATGACCGCGATGGAGACCGGCACGATCGGCCGTTTCGAGGAGCTGACCCGCTCCACCAGCGACGTCCAGGACGCGCTGATCTCCATTCTCTCCGAGAAGTACATCTCGGTTCCCGAGCTTGACAGCGAGAACGGCGAGAACATCGTCTTCGCCAAGCCCGGCTTCTCGGTCATCGCCACCGCCAACAGCCGCGACCGGGGCGTCAACGACCTGTCGTCGGCGCTCAAGCGCCGGTTCAACTTCGTCCGCATCCCGGTGGTGACGAACAAGAAGAGCGAGGCGGAGATCGTCCGCTTCCGCACCGAGGAACTGCTGCGCCGCCACCAGATCGAGCTGGACGTGCCGCCGACGCTCCTCGACGTGCTGCTGCAGAGCTTCGCCGACCTGCGCGCCTCGTCGGCCTCGGCCGGCAGCGACGACGAGAAGCTCGAGTCCGCGCTGTCCACCGCCGAACAGATCGGTGTGCTGGAGGACGCGATCCTGCACAGCAACTTCTTCGGCGAGCGCGCGCTGACCGCGCACACGCTGGCCTCCTCGCTCGTCGGCTCGCTGACCCGGCGCGAGCCCGAGGACCTGGCCATTCTCAACAAGTACCTGCACGGTGTCGTCGAGCCGCGCAGCAAGGAGGAGGGCGGGTCCTGGCCGGAGTTCCTGGAGGGCGGCCGCGACGCGATCGCCACCCTGTCATGA
- a CDS encoding VWA domain-containing protein, with product MTEPTTTDPTNEPYTEPYTEPFIEPYTEGNAEGSAEPDAHDNRRQVLYWRLLARLFDHEEQATLESASLAVVEDIGLPSALLDPQASVDSIVQRHPELAAEFEGLMVPEDASEVAAGGRDRAAEVRRAALVSKVLLNVFATGSGTVTAGQLSRWQSDAGWLERALGCEPGRLRGGGRGATPDLNRLIPAIGPELGALEADLVKRMHLREVLADPKLAARLTPSMSLIEQLLRDKSNLSGVALANAKALIRRFVDEVAEVLRTQVEKSTVGALDRSVPPKRVFRNLDLDRTIWKNLTNWSPEEERLYVDRLYYRHTARKTTPQRLIVVVDQSGSMVDSMVNCTILASIFAGLPKVDVHLIAYDTRAIDLTPWVNDPFEALLRTNLGGGNDGPVAMAMARPKITDPADTVMVWISDFYEFDRSQPLFEAIEAVHRSGVKFIPVGSVTSSGRQEVNPWFRERFKGLGTPVISGHIRKLVHELKTFLA from the coding sequence ATGACGGAGCCCACGACGACCGATCCGACCAACGAGCCGTACACCGAGCCGTACACCGAGCCGTTTATCGAGCCGTACACCGAGGGGAACGCCGAGGGGAGCGCCGAGCCGGACGCGCACGACAACCGCCGTCAGGTCCTCTACTGGCGGCTCCTGGCCCGGCTCTTCGACCACGAGGAGCAGGCCACGCTGGAGTCCGCGAGCCTCGCCGTCGTCGAGGACATCGGTCTGCCGTCGGCGCTGCTGGATCCGCAGGCCTCGGTCGACTCGATCGTGCAGCGCCATCCGGAGCTGGCCGCCGAGTTCGAGGGCCTCATGGTGCCCGAGGACGCGTCCGAGGTCGCCGCGGGCGGGCGCGACCGGGCCGCCGAAGTACGCCGCGCCGCACTGGTGTCGAAAGTGCTGCTCAACGTCTTCGCCACCGGCTCCGGTACGGTCACCGCCGGGCAGCTGTCACGGTGGCAGTCCGACGCGGGCTGGCTGGAGCGCGCCCTCGGCTGCGAGCCCGGCCGGCTGCGCGGCGGCGGGCGCGGTGCGACTCCGGACCTCAACCGGCTGATCCCGGCGATCGGTCCGGAACTCGGCGCCCTCGAGGCCGACCTCGTCAAGCGGATGCACCTGCGCGAGGTGCTCGCCGACCCCAAGCTGGCCGCGCGGCTCACCCCGAGCATGTCGCTGATCGAGCAGCTGCTGCGGGACAAGAGCAACCTCTCCGGCGTGGCCCTGGCCAACGCCAAGGCCCTGATCCGCCGCTTCGTCGACGAGGTCGCCGAAGTGCTGCGCACCCAGGTGGAGAAGTCCACGGTCGGCGCGCTGGACCGCTCGGTCCCGCCCAAGCGGGTGTTCCGCAACCTCGATCTGGACCGCACGATCTGGAAGAACCTCACCAACTGGAGCCCGGAGGAGGAGCGTCTCTACGTCGACCGCCTCTACTACCGGCACACCGCCCGCAAGACGACGCCCCAGCGGCTGATCGTGGTCGTGGACCAGTCGGGCTCGATGGTCGACTCGATGGTGAACTGCACGATCCTGGCGTCCATCTTCGCCGGGCTGCCGAAGGTGGACGTCCATCTCATCGCGTACGACACGCGCGCCATCGATCTGACGCCCTGGGTGAACGACCCGTTCGAGGCGCTGCTGCGCACCAACCTCGGCGGCGGCAACGACGGCCCCGTCGCGATGGCCATGGCCCGCCCGAAGATCACCGACCCCGCCGACACGGTGATGGTGTGGATCTCGGACTTCTACGAGTTCGACCGCTCCCAGCCGCTGTTCGAGGCCATCGAGGCCGTGCACCGCTCCGGCGTGAAGTTCATCCCGGTCGGCTCGGTCACCAGCTCCGGCCGCCAGGAGGTCAACCCCTGGTTCCGAGAGCGCTTCAAGGGACTTGGTACGCCGGTGATCTCCGGCCACATCCGCAAGCTCGTCCACGAACTCAAGACGTTTCTCGCTTAA
- a CDS encoding MarR family winged helix-turn-helix transcriptional regulator, which translates to MNLAMDSDEPWMRSLHSDTGYLLYRLGLRSGQLFNAALQESGVRLRHYALLRYLATVEGALQRELSTSLGYDPSAIVSLVDDLERLGFVERRPAPGDRRSRIVVLTAAGGAFLRDTDKTSRGVTDELAEPLTADERKVLHGLLLRMAGEGSL; encoded by the coding sequence ATGAACCTGGCGATGGACTCCGACGAACCGTGGATGCGCTCGCTCCACTCCGACACCGGCTACCTGCTCTACCGTCTGGGGCTGCGCTCGGGACAACTGTTCAACGCGGCCCTCCAGGAGTCCGGCGTACGTCTGCGCCACTACGCGCTGCTGCGCTATCTGGCCACCGTGGAGGGCGCTCTGCAGCGGGAGTTGAGCACGAGCCTCGGCTACGACCCGAGCGCGATCGTCAGCCTCGTGGACGACCTGGAGCGCCTCGGCTTCGTGGAGCGCCGCCCGGCCCCCGGCGACCGGCGCAGCCGCATCGTCGTCCTGACCGCCGCCGGCGGGGCGTTCCTGCGCGACACCGACAAGACGAGCCGCGGCGTGACCGACGAGCTGGCGGAGCCGCTCACCGCGGACGAACGGAAGGTCCTGCACGGCCTGCTGCTGCGCATGGCGGGCGAGGGCTCGCTCTGA
- a CDS encoding SDR family NAD(P)-dependent oxidoreductase: protein MSSPTPASGRLVDLTGKVAVVTGSGRGLGLAYATALARAGARVVVNDLDAEAAEQAAETVRKAGGGEVVAEAVAVGTAEAAQRLVDRAVTAFGRLDVMVTNAGILRDRVLWKMTDDDFDAVVTTHLKGTFTCARAAAVRMREQGEGGRLVLVGSPAGQRGNFGQTNYAAAKAGIAAMTRTWSMELAKAGITVNAIVPVAATAMTETIPAFAPYVEAMRERGEPLPDFLRKGEGFGTVDDCAALVPFLASDAARDVTGQCVGIGGDRLTLWSHPREVASAYADGGWTPDGIAAAWHTSVGATPQTVGIPAPKTPAPKVPAPKVPAPKVPTSDLNEAR from the coding sequence GTGTCTTCTCCAACTCCCGCCTCCGGCCGGCTCGTCGACCTGACGGGCAAGGTCGCCGTCGTCACCGGCTCCGGGCGCGGTCTCGGCCTCGCGTACGCCACCGCGCTGGCCCGCGCCGGCGCCCGGGTCGTCGTGAACGATCTCGACGCCGAGGCCGCCGAGCAGGCGGCCGAGACCGTACGCAAGGCGGGCGGCGGCGAGGTCGTCGCCGAGGCCGTGGCCGTCGGCACCGCCGAGGCCGCGCAGCGCCTGGTCGACCGGGCCGTCACGGCGTTCGGCCGGCTCGACGTGATGGTCACCAACGCCGGCATCCTGCGCGACCGCGTGCTCTGGAAGATGACCGACGACGACTTCGACGCCGTCGTCACCACCCACCTCAAGGGCACGTTCACCTGCGCCCGCGCCGCGGCCGTCCGGATGCGCGAGCAGGGCGAGGGCGGCCGTCTCGTCCTCGTCGGCTCGCCCGCGGGCCAGCGCGGCAACTTCGGGCAGACCAACTACGCCGCCGCGAAGGCCGGTATCGCCGCCATGACCCGCACCTGGTCCATGGAGCTGGCGAAGGCCGGCATCACGGTGAACGCGATCGTTCCGGTCGCCGCCACCGCCATGACGGAGACCATCCCGGCCTTCGCGCCGTACGTGGAGGCCATGCGGGAGCGGGGCGAGCCGCTGCCGGACTTCCTGCGCAAGGGCGAGGGCTTCGGCACCGTCGACGACTGCGCCGCGCTCGTGCCCTTCCTCGCCTCGGACGCCGCCCGTGACGTGACCGGCCAGTGCGTCGGCATCGGTGGAGACCGGCTGACACTCTGGTCGCACCCGCGGGAGGTCGCCTCGGCCTACGCCGACGGCGGCTGGACCCCGGACGGGATCGCCGCCGCCTGGCACACCTCCGTCGGGGCGACCCCGCAGACGGTCGGCATCCCCGCCCCGAAGACCCCCGCCCCGAAGGTCCCCGCCCCGAAGGTCCCCGCCCCCAAGGTCCCGACCTCGGACCTGAACGAGGCCCGATGA
- a CDS encoding amidohydrolase family protein → MNVDALVAIDVHTHAEVSAQGHASLADHLHDASSAYFKVAGDRKPTVTEMAAYYRERHMAAVVFTVDAESATGTPPVPNEEIAEAAAANSDVLIPFASIDPFRGRAGVRQARRLVEEYGVKGFKFHPSIQGFFPNDRALVYALYEVLEETGAIALFHSGQTGIGAGVPGGGGIRLKYSNPLHVDDVAADFPHLKVILAHPSFPWQDEALAVATHKPGVHIDLSGWSPKYFPPQLVQYANTLLKDKVLFGSDFPVLTPDRWLADFDKLAIKDEVRPKILKENAARLLGLV, encoded by the coding sequence ATGAACGTCGACGCCCTCGTCGCCATCGACGTCCACACCCACGCCGAGGTCTCCGCCCAGGGGCACGCCTCCCTGGCCGACCACCTCCACGACGCCTCCTCCGCGTACTTCAAGGTCGCGGGCGACCGCAAGCCGACCGTGACCGAGATGGCCGCCTACTACCGCGAGCGGCACATGGCCGCCGTCGTCTTCACCGTGGACGCCGAGTCCGCGACCGGCACCCCGCCCGTCCCGAACGAGGAGATCGCCGAGGCCGCCGCGGCGAACTCCGACGTCCTGATCCCGTTCGCCTCGATCGATCCTTTCCGCGGCCGGGCCGGGGTCCGCCAGGCCCGCCGGCTCGTCGAGGAGTACGGGGTCAAGGGCTTCAAGTTCCACCCGAGCATCCAGGGCTTCTTCCCCAACGACCGCGCGCTCGTCTACGCGTTGTACGAGGTGCTCGAGGAGACCGGCGCGATCGCGCTCTTCCACAGCGGCCAGACCGGCATCGGCGCCGGGGTCCCCGGGGGCGGCGGGATCCGGCTGAAGTACTCCAACCCCCTGCACGTCGACGACGTCGCCGCGGACTTCCCGCACCTCAAGGTCATCCTCGCGCATCCGTCGTTCCCCTGGCAGGACGAGGCCCTCGCCGTCGCCACGCACAAGCCCGGCGTCCACATCGACCTGTCGGGCTGGTCACCGAAGTACTTCCCGCCCCAGCTTGTCCAGTACGCCAACACGCTGCTGAAGGACAAGGTCCTGTTCGGCTCGGACTTCCCCGTCCTGACGCCCGACCGCTGGCTCGCCGACTTCGACAAGCTCGCGATCAAGGACGAGGTCCGCCCCAAGATCCTCAAGGAGAACGCCGCCCGGCTGCTCGGGCTCGTCTGA